The DNA sequence TCAATGGTTAGATTCCATATGAATACCTTTTTTATCTATAGGCTTTTTCAGAATTCTTCACGCTAAGTCAGCCAGATTCAATGCAGGAACCAAGGGGGATTTTTAATTAAAACCCACCGGAGCCGCCACCACCTCCACCGACGCCGCCACCGCCTCCGATTCCTCCACTGCTGGAAGCGCTGAAAGAGCTTGCGGCTTCAGCTGAAGAGGACTGGAAACTCGTACTGGCGAGAAGGCCTGCTGTCATAAATAACGGAATATCGCTGCCGTATCCTCTGGATGCAGCCGGCGCGCTTGAAAATTCTTTTGTCAGATCCCCACTCATTTTCTTTACCGATTTCAGATTCAGCCCGAGTCCGTAGATAAAAGCAATTTTCTGTTCCTCCGGTGGAAGGGTCTTCCAGTCTTCCGGTTCATAGCGGGCCACTTCATCTTTGTAATCTTTCCAGTCCCGGAGCAGCTTCCAGCCTTTTTCCGTCCTCGGCTGATACACGGCCGCATATCCGAAAACAAAAAGGTATAACGCAAGCAGCAGAATAAAGGGCACGACCATACCGTGCACGATATAAACAATGCCTAAAGCTAAAGGGAGCAGAGCGACTGCTCCGAGCCCCAGCTTAAAGCCGAGTTTATTGATTTTCAAATCTGCTTCTTTCTTTTCTGCGCTAACCGCTTTCTGCCATTCAATCTTTTTCGTTTCAAAGGTTTCGTAATTCTTTTCATTCTTCAGATAGTCCGACATGTCAGAGAGACGAAAGACATTTTCCTTTCCCATGTCATCAAACAGCATCGAAACGAGAATACGTTCATGCGCCATCAGGTTCTCCCGGCTTTCCAGTCGGAAGCTCTCCTCTCCCTCCTGTGTCACCTTGTCCTGTCTGACAAGATCCAGTAAAGAAGCAGTAAGCATTTCCGGTGTGACAGCGGGATGCACGTAATACATTGTAGCAGGCATGCTAAGCTGCAGCGCCGGTGCCCCGGGAGTGAGGTCGTTCGTGAAGGCGCTTTGCTTTAAGTGGCTGTATTTTTTCCGGTCCACATAAATCACGCTTAGAAATAAAAGGGCAAGGATCGGAATGGCGATCGGTGCCGCATTGGATAAAAAGTTTCGGCGTTCCGCGGCAGCTGCGGCGGCTTCCTCCCGTTCTTCCTCTTCCTGCTGAATTTCTTCCGCTGCCGAGCCTTCTGCCGTTCTCGTTACGCCTTCAAATAGTCCGGCATCAAAAGCAGCGCGCACATCTCCATTTTCTCCGCTTTCCACGTGCCCCATATCAAATAACACGTATTCATCAGCGGGCTGCTCCGAATTTTCCGCTTCGTCGTAGCCGATCGCTTCCATTTCTTCAGACGGTTCCGGCGGGTGCACCCGAATCTGCATTGACTCATAATCTGTTTCGTTGGAGCTGTCGAAAAAAGCCCAGTAAAATTCGCCAAGATCGTTGTAAAGCTCCACCCCGTCTTCAATCGTATACTGAAGATCTACTGTAAAGCTTTCGTCCTCTCCCTGCCGGTGAATGCGGTGGACGATTTCTTCTTCCGTCTCAATTTCCAGCCGCTCTCCATTTTCAAATGCTTCCAGGTTTTCAATAGACGCATAGTCCGGGTAATTCAGTGCCCTGACGACGCCATTAAATTCTCCTTCAAAATCATACGTAAACGATTCTTCCACCTGTACGTTTCCGTCCTCCTGCAAAAACGCATCAATTTCTGCTTCCGGGATCGTAAGTTCAAACGCACCCGCAGACATTGGGGATGCAATCAAAAATAAAGAAGTAAGTATCGTGGTAGTTGTTTTTATTCCCATGCAAAACGCCCCTCTCTAGGTACATATACGCGTTTAGATCGATAATGGTTTCTTTGTAGATCAAATTCTTCATAACGTTCAGTACCGCGAAACAAGGATAATAAATGGACTAACCAAGACAGGGTGAGGATTTACCTGGAATTTTTCTTCAGCTGATTTGACGTTAAGCTTCCCCGTTTTCAGGCAAACTTAAGATATGTTGACCTTAAAGGTCTGATATAAAAAACTTTTCCAGACGGGCGTCGATTTCCCCTTTGGTTTTTGGAATGTTAAAATAAGGAAGACAACTTTTTTTAAATCTACACCTACGATATTTTGGGAGGCTTGGAGAAAACAGCAGGCAGTGACTCCCTTCCTGTAGATGCCTGCAGCCTTTTCCGCTTCTTCCTGTAGTTGAAAAAATGTGTCACGTACACGACCATTTTTTACGATACGTTAGAAAGGATGAAAATGAATGAGAAAAAGTAATATTCTACATAAGATCGTACTTTTCGGTGCTCTTTGTATACTGCTTACAGCGTGTGCAGATCATTCGAACCCGGCAGACTCCCCTGAATCAGCCGAAGATGTTAATACGGATACCCAAGATAATCAAAATAGTGAAGATAGTGAAGCACCGTCTGAGCAGGAAGAAAACGAGGATACCTCCGAATGGCAGGAGAACAACGATCATTCCTCTGATAACAATACTTCGGAAGAAAATGAGCAGGCCAGTAACAATCCAGAGCAGGAAACGGAGAACGAAGAAGCCAGCAGCAATGAAAGTCAGGAAGAGACTGAGGAGATCACGGAAGAGCACGTTTCGGAAATTGTCTTTGACTATATAGAAGAAAATGAAGACTTTGAGACGGAAGACGTTACGGTGAGAATAGAAGACAGAGAAGAGGAAAGAGAGCAGGAAGTGTATCATGCCCAGGTCTACTCGACAGGACCGGAAGATGCCGAGCAGCAGGCCACTTCCACACTACGATGGTATGCGGTAGAAAAAACTTCCGGAGAAATCAGCAATGAAACGCCAGGCATGGAAGAAGACGGGGAAGCAGAACAGGAAGAAAGAGAACCGCAAGCGGTTGTCAGTGAAATCGTATCAATGAGTGAGGAGGATAGAGAGGAGCATCACCGGAACCTTGCTTCTGACGAACAGGAGCATGAGGAGCAGGTGTTTGAGCACTTACTGCTTCCAGGCGTTCATGAAAATACAAGATCGTACGGAGGCAGAGTGGCCCCGGAAGACGTTATCCGCTTTGAGTTTCCTTCTACAGAAAACAGGCAGAGAGTCGATCCTGAAGTGGGAGAAGATGGGTATTTCCACGTCGATATGAACGAATTCGAATTTTCCAGCGAAGATGTAATAATGGTGCGGATATCAGGAGAAACATATTCCCGGGAGCAGGTGTTTGAATTGCCTGTTCACCCGGCAGAGGAAGGGGTGGAGTTTATAGAAGTGAAATAAGACTGTTCGCCTTTGTCGATAAAATCGGTGCTTATATACAGACTCATAAAAGAAGAATGATTACTCATCCTTTCTCACGGAAGTCCAACTTTTATTTCCTCGACGTGCTGGTAAAAACAGAAACTTGAACAAAAAGAAACGGCTGCTGCATGGATCCAAAAAAAGCGGAGGAAAGAAGTGATTGGATCACCTTCTTCCCTCCCCATAATGCAGAACTTACTAAAGCTTTGACAATAAGCATCTCAATTTTTTAATATGATTTATTTTACATCTTCCCCCATTTTCCCGCATAGGCGTCGTACTGCAGAGACGGCTGTCTGATGTCCGTTCCATGGCAGAGGCTCAGAATTTCCGGCTTCAGATATTTCACGACGCTGCCGCTCGCAACTGCCAGCGGCATATTGTAAGTAAACAGGGGAATCGGTCGCTTCAGCTTTCCACGGCGCGTGGAAGTAAATAAATCTCCACCGAGCAAAACATCATCTTCCACATGGTAAAACACCGTATGACCCGGTGAGTGTCCCGGTGTTAAAAATGGCTTGAGTCCGCCGATTTTGCTTAATCCGTCTTCTGAATCCGGGAGGGGCTGCGTCAATCCCGGGTGGACCAGTACAGACGCTTTTTTTCTGTCCGGAAAGGGAAGCTCTCCCTCTATATAAGGAATTTCAAGCGGATGGGCATACACTGGAACGTCTCTGCCCGAACGGATCCGCTCAATTGCTCCCACATGGTCCGGATGTCCATGAGTGAGAACAATCCGCTTAAGCGGACCGATGTCAAGCTGCTCGATTTCTTTTAAAATCCCCTTCCCCATCTGCCCAATTCCCGCATCTACAAGCATCATTCCGTCATTTTCTTTTACTGCCCAGACGCTGATGGGTAACCCAATCCAAATAGATATTTTATAAACATGCGGAGTAATTCTCGTTACTCTCATGCTGGTATCCTCCTTCGCATTAACTCAAGAGCATCCTTTTATTATAGGCTGCCTTGAAAATAAAACTGAGAAGCAATGAATAGGCGCTTTCGTTTCCATGGGGGCGCAGGGCCAGCCTTATTCGCCTCGGAGCCGCCCCATGTGCCCTGCGGCTTCCGGTGAAAAAGACGGTTCAGAGGCTGTCTGCAACTAAAGAAGACCTCTTTTAAACCTCCTTCGTTCCATGCTTTATTATAAGGCTTAAATAAATCGGCAGCGTAATACAAACAAAAAAATCGTACGGATATTATTTCATATAACGATGCTTTCTCAAACTTTTCAGGCTGGAGATTTCCTGTAATAATTTTTCGCCGATATTCGTTTCCCTTACTTTTTTCCGTACGAGTTCTTCATTGACAAGCCTTTTTACAGACAAAACATCCGTTTCTTTCATTAAAACGTCTTCTTTTGAATTAAACAGCTGATGAGCGACCAGCTGCATGCCATAAGAGTTGTATAAGAGCGTGTATCCCGCTATCCCTGTAGTGGAATGGTACGCTTTCGAAAAGCCGCCATCAATGACGATCATCTTCCCATTCGCTTTGATTGGATCTTCCCCATCAATTTCCTTCACCGGCGTATGACCATTGATAATCCGGCCCTGATCCGGGTTAAGATCAAACTCCGCGAGCATTCTGCGGCATGCTTCTTCATCTTCGCGCATATAGTAGTAAGGATTTTTTCTTTCCTTATGCGTTTCTTTTTCTTTAATAAAATACCGTTCAAAGGTGGTCATTTCTCTTTTTCCAAAGAGAGAGGAATTTTCTCCTGTCCAAAGGTACCAAACCATATCAGTCGCAAAATCATCGGTCTCCTCTGGATGGGCAAAGGCCTCGCGCACATAGTTTTCGAAAACATCCAGCAGCTCACGGCCGGCATAAGTAGTGTCTTTAATCTCCATTTCCTTCATATTTCCTTCTTCATCCAAAGGAATACAGCCATGGATAAGTAAATTTCCGTTATATTTCAAATAAAGGCTGCCTTTTTTCAAAAGGAAGTTCATATGTCTCGTCAATTTCTCCGAATGCTGAATAGAGAAGAGCAGTTTATCGATCACCTGCTGTTCTTCGTCTAATAATTCATAAGGCCGCTCCGGATTGACAGTCGCAAAGCAGGTGTTTTCCAACGAATACGTTATTCCGTGAAGAGTCACTTCCTTTTTTTCATAGTCTACTTTTTCAAGCAATAACCGATTTTCCATGTTTAAACAGGGGCGCCTTTTAATGATCGGGCTTTCCAGCTTAAACTGAATGATGGAAATCGCTTGATGAATCTTTGTAATCTGCAGCTGCTCCTGCCCGGTCAATGTTTCATCTGAAATTCGCTTAGGACGAAAAGCAGGATTGTCGTCATAGTACTTCTCCGCCAAATTCAGAAGCGGCCGCAGATTAATTCCGTAGGCATCTTCGATGATATCGAGGTTGTTGTAACGCGCGCAGATCCGGATAATATTCGCGAGACAGACTTTAGAGCCGGCATAAGCGCCCACCCATAAAACGTCATGGTTCCCCCACTGAATGTCCACGGAATGGTGATTGATGAGCGTATCCATAATTTTATGCGGATCCGGACCCCGGTCATAAATATCCCCTACCACATGAAGGTGATCCACTACTAATCGCTGCGTCGTGTATGCCAGGCCGATAATTAACTTGTCGCCCTGTCCGAGGGAAATGATTCGTTCGAGCATTTTCCCATAATATTCTTTCTTGTTTTCGAACTCATCCTTTTTATATAATAATTCTTCAATAATATAAACAAACTGCTCGGGAAGTGCTTTACGCAGTTTGGAACGCGTGTATTTGGAAGAAGCATAGGAAACGAGCTTCAGCATACGCTCAATAATTTCTACGTACCCTTCCCGCAGTTCCTGTTTACTCGTGAAATTACTTTTTAACAATTTCAGCTTCTCTTCCGGGTAATAAATCAATGTCGCAAATTCATCGAGCTCCGATTCATTCAATTCCCCTTCGAAAAGGTCTCTGATTTTCATTTTTACATTTCCAGAACCGTTGCGCAGCACATGTTGAAACCCCTGGTACTCGCCGTGCAGATCACTCACAAAATGTTCTGTCCCTTTCGGCAGATCCAGTATAGCTTCAAGATTAATGATTTCCGAAGCCACTTTTTCTTCACTGTCATATTTTTGAGCCAATAAATCCAAGTACTTAAAATTTAACATCAGGAAACCCCCTTCAATCTTTGCACTGCAGCTTCTAAAAAGGCACGTCCATTTCCATTAAATCCATTAATCCTGATCTGCTCATTAAATAGAAGTTTTCTTTATAACTTTAGTTTATAGCAGACATTCTGCGGAATCCAGCAAAAAAAAGAATATTTTTACAGTTATTAAGAGGAGAAGCTGTCATGTGTCAACGACCGTTTGAAATAAATGGCTGTTATTAAGCTACTTCTATTTTCATTTCTGTTAATCCTTTAAAAATCTCCAGGCGTTTACAAAAGTATTCTTTCAGGTATTAAACAATGCTTTTTACGTGCCAAAAAGTTTCCTTTAGGAGTATCACAGTTATCATATCGGATTATGTCACTTTGACCACCGAAAGTAACGATTTCTGGAAATTCTGTGTGCTGCATGCAACTGAAAAAAGCGGCCGGTATCAGGCTTTGATCCAATAATTATTGCAACAGAAGCTGGCTAATAGTGACGTTTTCAGCAATATCGACCGGATTATTCAGGAAATCCTCTCTCTGACAGACGCGCCAATCGTTTTGTATAATGTGTACAGCCCTTTCCAATTGAGTGATACACGCCATCATGCCACAGATGCTTATATTCCACAGATCGAAGCTGACTTTACATAACTCGCATTATCCTGCCGGGGTATGCCTTTGAGCGATACCTCCAGCTCATTCGGCCATGACCAGAGGACATATCTCCTGCCTGAAGACATCCATCCGACTGAAGCCGGAGAGGCTGCACTTGCTGACATCGGCTTGCAGGCTTTAATAAGTATTTGAAAACAAAAAACTCCCTAGTGAAGGTTTTACACTGCAGCTTTCGGAAGCGTCAGTTGAAAAATAACTTAATCAAGAAGTGATGCCCTGCATGGACAGGACACGGCTTCACACGGAAAAAGCCTGTTAGACATCCCCCGTCTAACAGGCTTTGGAACAACTTTTCCAGTTCCGCGCGTACTTATCAGTCTGTCTCGATCTACCTTTTGAGACAGCTTTTTTGTGTTTCCTGAAATCGTTGTAAAAATAATTCGTAAATCAGCATCTTTCACTGACTTCCAGTACCTTAGACATACAGACCTTTGCTCCCTTTCAGCTAAAAAGTTACAATAGATGTAATAATTAACAGACAGGAACTATTTTC is a window from the Alkalicoccus halolimnae genome containing:
- a CDS encoding DUF2207 domain-containing protein, which produces MGIKTTTTILTSLFLIASPMSAGAFELTIPEAEIDAFLQEDGNVQVEESFTYDFEGEFNGVVRALNYPDYASIENLEAFENGERLEIETEEEIVHRIHRQGEDESFTVDLQYTIEDGVELYNDLGEFYWAFFDSSNETDYESMQIRVHPPEPSEEMEAIGYDEAENSEQPADEYVLFDMGHVESGENGDVRAAFDAGLFEGVTRTAEGSAAEEIQQEEEEREEAAAAAAERRNFLSNAAPIAIPILALLFLSVIYVDRKKYSHLKQSAFTNDLTPGAPALQLSMPATMYYVHPAVTPEMLTASLLDLVRQDKVTQEGEESFRLESRENLMAHERILVSMLFDDMGKENVFRLSDMSDYLKNEKNYETFETKKIEWQKAVSAEKKEADLKINKLGFKLGLGAVALLPLALGIVYIVHGMVVPFILLLALYLFVFGYAAVYQPRTEKGWKLLRDWKDYKDEVARYEPEDWKTLPPEEQKIAFIYGLGLNLKSVKKMSGDLTKEFSSAPAASRGYGSDIPLFMTAGLLASTSFQSSSAEAASSFSASSSGGIGGGGGVGGGGGGSGGF
- a CDS encoding MBL fold metallo-hydrolase; translated protein: MRVTRITPHVYKISIWIGLPISVWAVKENDGMMLVDAGIGQMGKGILKEIEQLDIGPLKRIVLTHGHPDHVGAIERIRSGRDVPVYAHPLEIPYIEGELPFPDRKKASVLVHPGLTQPLPDSEDGLSKIGGLKPFLTPGHSPGHTVFYHVEDDVLLGGDLFTSTRRGKLKRPIPLFTYNMPLAVASGSVVKYLKPEILSLCHGTDIRQPSLQYDAYAGKWGKM
- a CDS encoding fructose-1,6-bisphosphatase, which encodes MLNFKYLDLLAQKYDSEEKVASEIINLEAILDLPKGTEHFVSDLHGEYQGFQHVLRNGSGNVKMKIRDLFEGELNESELDEFATLIYYPEEKLKLLKSNFTSKQELREGYVEIIERMLKLVSYASSKYTRSKLRKALPEQFVYIIEELLYKKDEFENKKEYYGKMLERIISLGQGDKLIIGLAYTTQRLVVDHLHVVGDIYDRGPDPHKIMDTLINHHSVDIQWGNHDVLWVGAYAGSKVCLANIIRICARYNNLDIIEDAYGINLRPLLNLAEKYYDDNPAFRPKRISDETLTGQEQLQITKIHQAISIIQFKLESPIIKRRPCLNMENRLLLEKVDYEKKEVTLHGITYSLENTCFATVNPERPYELLDEEQQVIDKLLFSIQHSEKLTRHMNFLLKKGSLYLKYNGNLLIHGCIPLDEEGNMKEMEIKDTTYAGRELLDVFENYVREAFAHPEETDDFATDMVWYLWTGENSSLFGKREMTTFERYFIKEKETHKERKNPYYYMREDEEACRRMLAEFDLNPDQGRIINGHTPVKEIDGEDPIKANGKMIVIDGGFSKAYHSTTGIAGYTLLYNSYGMQLVAHQLFNSKEDVLMKETDVLSVKRLVNEELVRKKVRETNIGEKLLQEISSLKSLRKHRYMK